The DNA segment GAGGATCTCGACCAAGCCCGTGTTGCCTGGATGGGCGTGATGGCCGCCCCCGACGCCCGAGTCGCCGTCACCGTCCGCCTCCGGCACGCGGACGGTTCGTGGCGGTGGGTCGAAGCCGTCGGGGTCAACGCCGTCGACCATCCGGCGATCGGCGGGGTGCTGTGGAACTACCGCGACATCTCCGACAACGTCCGCGCCGCGGCCACCCTTGCCGCCAGCGAACGCCGCTTCCGCACCATGCTCGAGCAGAGCTACGACCTGTTCCTCATCGTCGGGGGCGACCTGACGATCCAGTGGGCGAACCCGGGGACCACGACGACCATGGGGTACGAGCCCGACGAGGTCACGGGCCTCAACGTGTTGGACTTCGTGCACCCTGACGACCACGAGCTCGCCGCCCGCAACCTCCTCGCGGCGCTGGCGGGGACACCTCCGGCGGAGCCCACCGTCGTGCGGGCCCGTCGTCGCGACGGGTCGTGGATCTGGGTCGACGTGGTGGGCGCCGATCTGCGCGACCACGAGCTGGTCGGTGGCTTCGCGCTCTGCCTGCGCGAGGTCACCCACCGCCAGGAGGCCGAGCGACGGGTTCGCCGCAGCGAGGAGCGGTTCCGGGCGCTGGTGCAGAACGCCGCCGACTCCATCGTCGTACTCGGCTCCGACGGCACCATCGAGTACGTGGGAGGTGAGCGGCAGCTCTTCGGGCGGGCCGCCCACGAGGTGGTGGGACACGACAGCGTCGAGTGGGTGCACCCCGACGACCTCCCTCGCCTGGCGCGCGAGCTCGGCGAGGTCGCGAGCGTGCCTGGCGCCAGCCGCCAGAGCACGTTCCGGGTGCTCAGCGGGGAGGGGCGCTGGCGGTGGGCCGAGACGACCGTCACGAACATGACCGACAACCCTGCGGTCGGTGGCATCGTGGCCAACGTCCGAGACGTCACCGATCGGATCGAGGCCGAACAGGACGCGCAGCGTCTCATCCAGCTCTTCGAAGCCACCGAGGACCAGGTCGGTATCACCGACCCGAACGGCCGCCTGCTCATGTTGAACGCCGCGGCCCGCAACCACCTGGGCCTCGATCCCCACGAACCACTCCCCGAGGTCGACCTGCACTCGTTCTTCCCCCCATGGGAACGCCATCGCGTCGACCACGAACTCATCCCCACGCTCATCGAGCGGGGATCGTGGAGCGGCGAGCTCGAGATCGCCCGGCCCGGCAGCGACGAGACGCTCCCGGTGCTGGCCCAGCTCCTGGCGCACCGAGACCCTGCGGGACGCATCGAGTACTTCAGCGCCGTGTTGCGGGACATCAGCGAACGCAAGGCCTTCGAGGCCCAACTCGAGCACGCGGCGACCCACGACCCGCTCACCGGCTTGCCGAACCGGGCCTTGCTTCTCGACCGGCTCACCATGGCCCTGGCCCGGGCGCGACGGCATCGCACGCTGGCGGCGGTGCTGTTCCTCGACCTCGATCACTTCAAGGTGATCAACGACAGTCACGGCCATTCGCTCGGGGACCAGCTGCTCGCCGCCATCGCCCAGCGGCTCACCGCCGCCCTACGACCCGATGACACCGTGGCCCGGTTCGGAGGGGATGAGTTCGTGGTGCTCTGCGAGGAGCTGCGCAACGAGACCCAGGCGCTGGTCGTCGCCCGACGGATCCTGAAAGCTCTGGAAGAGGTCTTCGAGATCGGCGGCACCGAGATCTTCGTCGGGGCGAGCATCGGCATCTCCTATTTCCGGGCCGACGGCGGTAGTGAGGCCACCTCCGAGACGCTGCTGCGGGAGGCCGACGCCGCGATGTACCGAGCCAAGGACCGGGGCCGGGCCCAGATCGCGGTGTTCGACGAGACGCTCCGATCGCGCAACCTCCGCCGGTTGGACACCGAGACCGCGCTGCGACGAGCGCTGGAGCGAGACGAGCTGGCGGTGCACTTCCAGCCCATCGTCGACCTGGCCTCCGGACGGGTCCGGGAGCTGGAGGCGCTGGTGCGCTGGAACCACCCCGATCGTGGCCTGCTGCTACCGACGGAGTTCATCCCCATCGCCGAGGAGACCGGGCTGATCATCCCCATCGGTACCCGGGTCCTCGAGGAATCGTGCGTGCAGCTCTCACGCTGGCAGCAGGCGTTCCCCGACCTGCAACCGGTCAGCATCTCGGTGAACCTGTCCGGTCGCCAGCTCGGAGACCCCGACCTGCCGGACCAGCTCGCGAGGATCATGGCCCGCACCGGTGTGCAGCCGGAACAGATCGTGCTGGAGATCACCGAGAGCGTGCTCATGGACGACGTCGAGTTCTCCCACCAGACGCTGGCCCGGCTGAAGACCTTGCGGGTGCGCCTCGCCGTCGACGACTTCGGCACCGGATACTCCTCGCTCAGCTACCTGCGCACCTTCCCGGTCGATGTCCTGAAGGTCGACCGTTCGTTCGTCGCGGGCCTCGGCACCGAGGGTGGCGACGAGGCGATCGTCGCTGCGATCATCCGCCTGACCCACACGCTTGGTCTGGAAGCGGTGGCGGAGGGGGTGGAGACCGCAGCCCAGCTCGAGCGGCTGCAGGTCCTCGGCTGTGATCTGGCCCAGGGCTATCACCTCTCTCGGCCCATCCCCGCCGGTGAGGTGACCTCGGTACTGGGGCGGATCCTGGTCACCGAGCCGCGCCGCTGAGCGGCGCCGGTCGGTCACCGGGTTGCCCGACGGTCCAGCTTCTCAGGCCCGCAGGAGCATGCCCCCGTCGACGACGAGCGTTGCTCCGGTGATCCAGCTGGCGGCGTCGGAGCAGAGGAACAACGCGGCCTGCGCGACGTCGTCGGGCTCCCCGAGGCGGCGCATCGGCACGTGCCGGGCGATGGCGTCCTCGTCGGGCTCCCACAGGGCGCGGGCCATGTCGGTCTTGACCAGGCCGGGGGCGATCGCGTTCACCCGGACCGTCGGTGCCAGCTCCGAGGCCAGGTTGCGTGTCAGGTGCAGCAGCGCGGCCTTCGTCCCGTTGTAGATCCCGATCGAGTGCTCGACGCTCATCCCGCCGATGGAGGCGATGTTGAGGACCACCCCACCGGTTTCGGACATCGCTGCCCGCCAGGCGTGCTGGGTCCACACCAGGGGACCGCGCCAGTTGACCTCGACCGTCTTGTCGAACCGGGCCAGGTCGATGCCGAGCGTGGGGCCGAAGTACGGATTGGTCGCCGCGTTGTTGACGAGGATGTCAAGGCCGCCGAAGCGCTCGATGGTCGAGGTCACGCAGGCCTCGGCCTGCGCGGGATCTCCCGCGTGGGCGGCGTGCACCGCGACGTTGCCCGCCATCTGCGACGCGGCCTGTTCCAGCGCATCTTGCTTCCGCGAGGACAGCATCACGTTGGCCCCCGAAGCCGCCAGCTCCGCGGCGATTGCCCGCCCGATGCCCTTGGACGCGCCGGTCACGAGCGCGGTCTTGCCGTCCAGCCTGATCTCCATCGGGCCAGGCTAACCACCGGTAGCGTGAGCTCATGGCCAACCGCCTCGCTCGGGAGACGAGCCCGTACCTCCGCCAGCACGCCGGCAACCCGGTCGACTGGTATCCCTGGGGCGAGGAGGCCTTCGCCGAGGCGCGACGGCGCGACGTGCCCGTCCTGCTCTCGGTCGGCTACTCGTCGTGCCACTGGTGCCACGTCATGGCGCACGAATCCTTCGAGGATCCCGACACGGCGGCGGTCATGAACGAGCTGTTCGTCAACGTCAAGGTCGACCGCGAGGAACGCCCCGATGTCGACGCGATCTACATGGAGGCGGTGCAGGCCATGACCGGCCACGGCGGCTGGCCGATGACGGTCTTCCTCACCCCCGACGGTCGGCCCTTCTTCGGCGGCACCTACTTCCCGCGCACCGCTCGCGGGGGCATGATCGCCTTCACCGACCTGCTGGCCCGCATCGCGCAGGTATGGCGGGAGCGGCGCGACGACGTCGTGGGCCAAGCCCATGAGCTCACCGAGGCCATCAGCCGGACCAGCCGGCTGCAACCCGGCGAGGACCTGCCCGGTTCCGAGGCCCTCCGGGCAGCCGGCGCGGAGCTGCGGCGCCAGTTCGATCCCGAGTGGGGCGGCTTCGGCCGCGCCCCCAAGTTCCCGCAAGGCATGAGCCTCGACCTGCTGCTGCGGCTCCACGTTCACGACCGGTCGCCGGAGACGCTTGAGATGGTCACCACCTCGTTGGATGCCATGGCCTCCGGCGGGATCTACGACCACCTCGGCGGAGGGTTCGCCCGGTACTCGACCGACGCCAGCTGGCTGGTCCCCCACTTCGAGAAGATGCTCTACGACCAGGCGCTGCTGGCCCGGGTGTACCTCCACGCCTGGCAGCTGACCGGTGAGCCCCGTTACCGCCAGGTGGTCGAGGAGACGGTCGGCTACGTCCTGCGCGACCTGCGGCACCCGGAAGGCGGCTTCTACTCGGCGGAGGATGCGGACTCCGAAGGCGTGGAGGGCAAGTTCTACGTGTGGACCGACGCGCAGATCCGCTCGGTGCTCGGCGACGACGCCGATGCGGCGATCGAGTGGTGGGGGGTCACGCCCCGCGGCAACTGGGAGGGCACGAACATCCTGTGGCGCCCGGTGCGCGGAGACCTGATCCGGCCCGAGGTCATCGAGGCGGCCCGCCAGCGGCTCTTCGAGGCCCGCCGGGTCCGTGTACGGCCCGGTCTCGACGACAAGGTGCTCACCGAGTGGAACGGGCTCATGCTGGCGACCTTGGCGGAGGCCGCAGCAGCCACCGGGAACGCCTCCTGGCTGTCGGCGGCGGACGCGAACGCCGAGTTCCTCCTCGAGCACCTCCGCGGTGACGGCGGTCGGTGGATGCGGTCATGGCAGGCAGAGGGAGGAGCGCGCCACCTCGCAGTGGCGGCGGACTACGGCGCCCTGCTCGACGCGTTCGTCCGCCTGGCGGAGGCGACCGGTCGTGCCCGGTGGATCGACGAGGCCCGGGCGGTGGCGGACGGGTTGCTGGAGCGATTCTGGGACCGCGAGTGCGGTGGGGTGTTCACCACCGGTGACGACGCCGAGCCGCTCGTGACCCGCCCCAAGGACCTCATGGACAACGCCACCCCCAGCGCCAACAGCCTGGTAGCGAACGGCCTCTTGCGCCTCGCGGCCCTCACCGGCGAGGTGCGGTACCACGAGCGGGCGGAGACGATCCTCCGTCTGCTGGGCGATCTCGTGGCTCGCCACCCGACCGCGTTCGGCCACCTGCTGGCCGCGGTCGACCTGCTCGCCACCGGGCCGACCGAGATCGCCGTGGTGGGTGACCGGCCCGATCTCCTCGGGGAGGTCCGCTCGCGTTTCCTGCCGAACGTGGTCCTGGCGTGGGGCGAGCCGTACGACTCGCCCTTGTGGGAAGGCCGCACCGGCCACGACGGGACCGGCCGGGCCTACGTGTGCCGCCACTACACCTGCCTGGCCCCGGTCACGACCGCCGAAGCCCTGGCCGCCCAGCTCGCCTGACCGGGCCCGCTCACCACCGGCCCCGGTGGACCACCTCATCGAGGGGCCGGCGGCGACGCTGGAGCGACCGGCTCGGCCCGTGCGGAGCCGGGAAGCCGATGGCGATGGTGCCGATCGGGTGCAAGCCGGCGGGCACCCCGAACTCCCGCATGACCGCTCCCTCCCGCTCGAACAGCCCGAAGAAGAGCGCGCCCAACCCCTCGTCCACCGCTGCCAGCAGGATCGACATCGCCAGGAACGAGGTGTCGACGAGCCAGTACGGCACCGGCCAGCGGTCGGCCGACTCGCCGAGACGGCTGCGGGCCTTGTCCGGCTCGGCGTAGCGCCGGAGGTAGGCGGCTGGATCCGCCAGCGGGATCACAAGCACCGGGACGTGCAGCAGGCCCGGCCAGGGGAAGGCCTCCCGCCGCTGCGGTGGCAGGCAGACGTCCCAGTAGCGGCCGGTCTGCTCCGGCCCCTCGAGGAGGAGCAGCTCCCAGCCCTGGGTGTTGCCGGCCGAGGGTGCTCGCAGCCCGGCGAGGAGGATCCGATCCAGCACCGCTGCCGGCACCGGCCGGGGGTCGAAGGCGCGCACCATCCGCCGGCGGCGGATCACCTCGTGCAGTTCCACGGCCGCGACCGGGGCGGGGCCCCGGGACCTCAGGCGAGCTTGGCCAGGAACTCGGCCATCGCCCAGCCGAAGGCGATCAGCGAGTCGCCCCGCTTGGTGTCGAGCTGGCCGAAGAGGGCCTCCACCGACGGATCGACCGCCTCGGGCTTGAGGCTCTCGTGGTCCAGGACCAGCGGGAAGGTGTTGTCGCCGATCGTGATGAAGTCCCGATCGTTGTAGCTGCCGTTCTCGATGCCGAACCGCTTGGCGAGCCGGCGCCCCCAGGCCCGCTCCTCCCCCGTGGCCTTGTGGCCGGGACGGGGGATCACGTCGGTGAGGCTCTTGAAGGCCTCGAACCCCCCGGCGTTCGTGAACCGGGTGCCCACGAGCACGTCCTCGTCGGGGAAGGCGAGCACGGCCCGGCGGTACAGGTCCGTCATCACGGCCCGCAGGACCGCGTCACGCTTGGCGGTGCGCTTGATCGACGCGAGGCCGACGAGCACCGCCGGCGTCCCCCCGATGCGCTCGAGGGTGGCGAAGGCGAAGCCCTTGAGCGGGTTGCCGTCACGCACCAGCGTGACGAGCACCCAGGCCTCCGCCTGCTTGGACAGCAGCCCCACCTCGAACCGGCTCGGCCCCTCGGCGCACAAGTCGGCCATCTCGGACAGCTCGGAATCGCTCAGCGCCGTGCAGTCCTTGGTCGTCGCTTGGATTGCCACGGCCATATAGTCCAGCGGCCTCGGCCGCCAGGTGCAACTCGGTCCGTCAGGCCAGGAGCGCGTCCGGGCCGAGCAGCACTCGCAGCTCCCCGAGCAGCCCGTTCGACGCGTCGACGCAGAACTCGTCGGGGAGGCGCAAGACCTGGCGGTCACCGAGGTGCAGGAACACCTGGGACGAGCCCTGGTGCTCGCTCAGCAGCCCCTTGAGGTTCTGCAGAAGCTGCTCGCTCATGGTGTTCGGTGACAGCAGGATCCGCACCGGGGGGGCCCCGTCGATCACCGGCTCGTACGCCTCGATCTCGGATGCCACCAGCTTGGGCTGGTCGTCGCGAGCGTCGACCCGACCCTTGACGATGACCACCGCATCGTCTTCGAGCACGTGGCCGTACTGCTGCATGGTCTTGGGGAAGACCATGCACTCGATGGAGCTCTGGAGATCCTCGAGGGTGAACACGGCCATGAGATCGCCCCGCTTCGTCCACTTCCGCTGGAGCGCCGTGACCAGGCCGCCGACGGCCCGCACCGATCCGTCGGCGAGGTCTTCGAGCTCGGCGAGGGTGCACTCCGTCCGCCGCCGCAGCGATGCCTCCGCTCCCATCAGGGGGTGGTCGCTGACGTAGAGCCCGAGCATCTCCTTCTCGAAGGCCAGCCGGGTGCGCTTGTCGAACTCGATGTCGGGGATCTCGATGCGGGCGTCGTCGAAGCTCGCTGCGGGCACATCGTCGAGAGCGGCGAAGAGCTCGAACTGCCCCTCGGCCTCCTTGCGGCGACGAGCGAGGGTGCGCTCGATGATCTGCTCGAACACCCTGAGCAGTCCCTGCCGGGGGTGCCCGAGTGCGTCGAAGGCACCGGCCTTGATCAACGACTCCACCGCCCGCTTGTTGAGCACGGTGGAGTCCACCCGGTCGCAGAAGTCGTAGAAGTCGGCGAACGGGCCGTTGGCCTCGCGCTCGGCGATGATCAGCGCCACCAGCCCTTCACCGACGTTGCGCACCGCGGAGAGCCCGAACGGGATCGAGCCCTTGCCCGTTTCCGGATCGATGACCGCCACGAAGTCGCTCTCGGACACGTTGATGTCCGGCACCAGCACCGGGATGTTCATCAGCCGGCACTCGTTCAGGTAGACGGCCGCCTTCTCCAGGCTGGTCTTGACGCTGGTGAGCAGGCAGGCGAAGTACTCGACCGGGTAGTTCGCCTTGAGGTAGGCGGTCTGGTAGGCGACGTAGCCGTAGCCGTAGGAGTGCGACTTGTTGAAGGCGTAGTCGGCGAAGGGCTCGATGATGTCGAACCACTCCCTGCCCAGCTCCGCGCCGTAGCCCTGCTCGACACAGCCGGCGATGAACTTCTCCCGTTCGGCGGCGATCAGCTCCCGCACCTTCTTGCCGCACGCCTTGCGGAGGTTGTCGGCATCGGCCAACGAGTAGCCGGCGAAGCGCTGGGCGATCCGCATCACCGATTCCTGGTAGATCATCAGGCCGTAGGTGTCGGCCAGGATCTCCTCCGCGTCGGGGTGCAAGTACTCGATGGGCTTGCGACCGTTCTTGCGGTCCGCGTAGTCGAGGTGCATGTTGGCGGCCATCGGGCCCGGGCGGTACAGGGCCACCAGCGCGGCCACGTCCTCGAAGCAGTCCGGGGCGAGCGATCGCATGAGGGCCCGCATCGGCGCACCCTCGAGCTGGAACACCCCGATCGACTCACCGCGCTTGAGCAGCTCGAAGGTGGCCTCGTCGTCGAGAGGCACCCGGTCGATGTCGACGTCGACGCCCCGGGTGCGCTTGATCATCTCGACGGTGTCGGTGATGACGTCGAGGTTCCGCAAGCCGAGGAAGTCCATCTTCAGCAGGCCCAGCTCTTCGACCCCGTGCATCTCGTACTGGGTGACGACCGGGGCTTGCTCGGGGTCCTGGCCGGATTCGGGCTTGCGCTGGATCGGCAGGTACTCGGTGAGCGGCTCCTTGGTGATCACCACCGCCGCGGCGTGGATGCCGTC comes from the Rhabdothermincola sediminis genome and includes:
- a CDS encoding bifunctional diguanylate cyclase/phosphodiesterase, producing the protein MRRAGPTSAALELLELLGHLPGHLLTVISGDGQPTYVTPSVTDSLGYSPEEFLEQLPTLVHPEDLDQARVAWMGVMAAPDARVAVTVRLRHADGSWRWVEAVGVNAVDHPAIGGVLWNYRDISDNVRAAATLAASERRFRTMLEQSYDLFLIVGGDLTIQWANPGTTTTMGYEPDEVTGLNVLDFVHPDDHELAARNLLAALAGTPPAEPTVVRARRRDGSWIWVDVVGADLRDHELVGGFALCLREVTHRQEAERRVRRSEERFRALVQNAADSIVVLGSDGTIEYVGGERQLFGRAAHEVVGHDSVEWVHPDDLPRLARELGEVASVPGASRQSTFRVLSGEGRWRWAETTVTNMTDNPAVGGIVANVRDVTDRIEAEQDAQRLIQLFEATEDQVGITDPNGRLLMLNAAARNHLGLDPHEPLPEVDLHSFFPPWERHRVDHELIPTLIERGSWSGELEIARPGSDETLPVLAQLLAHRDPAGRIEYFSAVLRDISERKAFEAQLEHAATHDPLTGLPNRALLLDRLTMALARARRHRTLAAVLFLDLDHFKVINDSHGHSLGDQLLAAIAQRLTAALRPDDTVARFGGDEFVVLCEELRNETQALVVARRILKALEEVFEIGGTEIFVGASIGISYFRADGGSEATSETLLREADAAMYRAKDRGRAQIAVFDETLRSRNLRRLDTETALRRALERDELAVHFQPIVDLASGRVRELEALVRWNHPDRGLLLPTEFIPIAEETGLIIPIGTRVLEESCVQLSRWQQAFPDLQPVSISVNLSGRQLGDPDLPDQLARIMARTGVQPEQIVLEITESVLMDDVEFSHQTLARLKTLRVRLAVDDFGTGYSSLSYLRTFPVDVLKVDRSFVAGLGTEGGDEAIVAAIIRLTHTLGLEAVAEGVETAAQLERLQVLGCDLAQGYHLSRPIPAGEVTSVLGRILVTEPRR
- a CDS encoding thioredoxin domain-containing protein, whose product is MANRLARETSPYLRQHAGNPVDWYPWGEEAFAEARRRDVPVLLSVGYSSCHWCHVMAHESFEDPDTAAVMNELFVNVKVDREERPDVDAIYMEAVQAMTGHGGWPMTVFLTPDGRPFFGGTYFPRTARGGMIAFTDLLARIAQVWRERRDDVVGQAHELTEAISRTSRLQPGEDLPGSEALRAAGAELRRQFDPEWGGFGRAPKFPQGMSLDLLLRLHVHDRSPETLEMVTTSLDAMASGGIYDHLGGGFARYSTDASWLVPHFEKMLYDQALLARVYLHAWQLTGEPRYRQVVEETVGYVLRDLRHPEGGFYSAEDADSEGVEGKFYVWTDAQIRSVLGDDADAAIEWWGVTPRGNWEGTNILWRPVRGDLIRPEVIEAARQRLFEARRVRVRPGLDDKVLTEWNGLMLATLAEAAAATGNASWLSAADANAEFLLEHLRGDGGRWMRSWQAEGGARHLAVAADYGALLDAFVRLAEATGRARWIDEARAVADGLLERFWDRECGGVFTTGDDAEPLVTRPKDLMDNATPSANSLVANGLLRLAALTGEVRYHERAETILRLLGDLVARHPTAFGHLLAAVDLLATGPTEIAVVGDRPDLLGEVRSRFLPNVVLAWGEPYDSPLWEGRTGHDGTGRAYVCRHYTCLAPVTTAEALAAQLA
- a CDS encoding SDR family oxidoreductase, with the translated sequence MEIRLDGKTALVTGASKGIGRAIAAELAASGANVMLSSRKQDALEQAASQMAGNVAVHAAHAGDPAQAEACVTSTIERFGGLDILVNNAATNPYFGPTLGIDLARFDKTVEVNWRGPLVWTQHAWRAAMSETGGVVLNIASIGGMSVEHSIGIYNGTKAALLHLTRNLASELAPTVRVNAIAPGLVKTDMARALWEPDEDAIARHVPMRRLGEPDDVAQAALFLCSDAASWITGATLVVDGGMLLRA
- the dnaE gene encoding DNA polymerase III subunit alpha yields the protein MTDSFAHLHLHTEFSMLDGAARVSDVVAKAAADGQPAIGITDHGNMYGVLDFYKACQAAGIKPIIGSELYQAYEHRTERPSRRGRQDDTGGEAEGGRKAYYHLTALAEDERGYKNLIQLSSRAYLEGYYMKPKVDWELLEEHHEGLIVTSGCLGGQVLQALLQGNEEEALAKAARLQDIFGRDHFFIELQDHGMPEQQHTNPKLLEIARRLQAPVLATNDSHYTHQHDAVAHDALLCVQTGSLMSDPDRFKFHGDQHFLKTAGEMRRLFSELPEACDNTLWIAERCDVRIEFGKPQLPDFPLPEGFADDRAYLEHLTFAGARERWGDPLPDHIVERLAYELAVIADMGFSSYFLIVWDLIRFARERGIRVGPGRGSAAGCAVAYCLRITDLDPIRYDLLFERFLNPSRISMPDIDMDFDSRYRDEMIRYAAERYGRDHVAQIVTFSTIKARAAVRDAARVLGYPYAVGDKVAKAMPPLVMGRDTPLYACMEEHPKYADGYKMAAELREMYVTDPDAKRVIDVARGLEGLRRQDGIHAAAVVITKEPLTEYLPIQRKPESGQDPEQAPVVTQYEMHGVEELGLLKMDFLGLRNLDVITDTVEMIKRTRGVDVDIDRVPLDDEATFELLKRGESIGVFQLEGAPMRALMRSLAPDCFEDVAALVALYRPGPMAANMHLDYADRKNGRKPIEYLHPDAEEILADTYGLMIYQESVMRIAQRFAGYSLADADNLRKACGKKVRELIAAEREKFIAGCVEQGYGAELGREWFDIIEPFADYAFNKSHSYGYGYVAYQTAYLKANYPVEYFACLLTSVKTSLEKAAVYLNECRLMNIPVLVPDINVSESDFVAVIDPETGKGSIPFGLSAVRNVGEGLVALIIAEREANGPFADFYDFCDRVDSTVLNKRAVESLIKAGAFDALGHPRQGLLRVFEQIIERTLARRRKEAEGQFELFAALDDVPAASFDDARIEIPDIEFDKRTRLAFEKEMLGLYVSDHPLMGAEASLRRRTECTLAELEDLADGSVRAVGGLVTALQRKWTKRGDLMAVFTLEDLQSSIECMVFPKTMQQYGHVLEDDAVVIVKGRVDARDDQPKLVASEIEAYEPVIDGAPPVRILLSPNTMSEQLLQNLKGLLSEHQGSSQVFLHLGDRQVLRLPDEFCVDASNGLLGELRVLLGPDALLA
- a CDS encoding nitroreductase family protein encodes the protein MELHEVIRRRRMVRAFDPRPVPAAVLDRILLAGLRAPSAGNTQGWELLLLEGPEQTGRYWDVCLPPQRREAFPWPGLLHVPVLVIPLADPAAYLRRYAEPDKARSRLGESADRWPVPYWLVDTSFLAMSILLAAVDEGLGALFFGLFEREGAVMREFGVPAGLHPIGTIAIGFPAPHGPSRSLQRRRRPLDEVVHRGRW